A window of Streptomyces sp. DG1A-41 contains these coding sequences:
- a CDS encoding fructose-specific PTS transporter subunit EIIC: MSDMITADLVDLDLSADTKEAAARALAERMVALGRVTDLEGFLADVAAREAQMPTGLDGGIGIPHCRSEHVTEPTLAFGRSVDGIDFGAADGPADLIFLIAAPAGADDAHLTILSSLARQLMNTEFTDALRAVGDAAAAAALIRGDAPGEPAEAGSEDPVASAGAASPAAATVTDNVDDTADAEERPFRIVAVTSCPTGIAHTYMAAESLENAGREAGVEVTVEPQGSAGFTRLDPAVIAAADAVIFAHDVPVREKERFAGKPTVDVGVKAGINRPAELIAEVREKAARGEVTSGSAPASPVERSGDSGEGYGTKLRKWLMSGVSYMVPFVAAGGLLIALGFAIGGYKVDKAPSVMDHFMWAQADSWAALLFQIGGVAFGFLVPVLAGYIAYGMADRPGIVPGFVGGMIAFNINAGFLGGLAAGLIAGGVVMAIQKVNIPAALRGIMPVVVIPLISSAIVGFLMFVVIGKPIAEAQKGMTDWLNGLSGSNAILLGALLGLMMCFDLGGPVNKVAYTFATAGIAVSSPSDSAMKIMAAVMAAGMVPPLAMALATTVRGKLFTQTERENGKAAWVLGASFISEGAIPFAAADPLRVIPASMAGGAITGALSMAFGATLRAPHGGIFVVPLIGSPLLYLVAIAAGVCVTTALVVVLKGLRKPARASPRPAAGTPPRRRRSRSRWPREPAAVRPLSGCVNRSCHLRDRSRKSRPGTEVPGRGVYWVACPSTSPDGPKVTLSPPSRSSGRRAPGRSPWN, encoded by the coding sequence ATGAGCGACATGATCACCGCGGACCTGGTCGATCTCGACCTGTCCGCCGACACCAAGGAAGCGGCGGCGCGTGCCCTCGCCGAGCGCATGGTGGCCCTGGGCCGGGTGACCGACCTGGAGGGCTTCCTCGCCGACGTGGCCGCCCGCGAGGCCCAGATGCCGACCGGCCTCGACGGCGGCATCGGCATCCCGCACTGCCGCAGCGAGCACGTCACCGAGCCGACGCTCGCCTTCGGGCGCAGCGTCGACGGCATCGACTTCGGCGCGGCGGACGGCCCCGCCGACCTGATCTTCCTGATCGCCGCGCCGGCCGGCGCCGACGACGCCCACTTGACGATCCTGTCGTCGCTGGCCCGGCAGCTGATGAACACGGAGTTCACCGACGCCCTGCGCGCGGTGGGCGACGCGGCGGCCGCGGCGGCGCTGATCCGCGGCGACGCGCCCGGCGAGCCCGCCGAGGCAGGCTCCGAAGACCCCGTGGCGTCGGCGGGAGCGGCCTCTCCCGCCGCCGCCACGGTCACCGACAACGTCGACGACACCGCTGACGCGGAGGAGCGCCCGTTCCGCATCGTCGCCGTCACCTCCTGCCCCACCGGCATCGCCCACACCTACATGGCGGCCGAGTCGCTGGAGAACGCCGGCCGCGAGGCGGGCGTCGAGGTCACCGTCGAGCCCCAGGGCTCGGCCGGCTTCACCCGGCTCGACCCGGCGGTCATCGCGGCGGCGGACGCCGTGATCTTCGCCCACGACGTGCCCGTACGGGAGAAGGAGCGGTTCGCCGGCAAGCCGACCGTCGACGTCGGTGTGAAGGCGGGTATCAACCGTCCCGCGGAACTCATCGCCGAGGTCCGGGAGAAGGCCGCCCGCGGCGAGGTCACCTCCGGCTCCGCCCCGGCCTCTCCGGTGGAGCGCTCGGGCGACTCCGGCGAGGGCTACGGCACCAAGCTGCGCAAGTGGCTGATGTCCGGCGTCAGTTACATGGTGCCGTTCGTCGCGGCGGGAGGTCTGCTGATCGCCCTCGGCTTCGCGATCGGCGGCTACAAGGTCGACAAGGCCCCGTCGGTGATGGACCACTTCATGTGGGCGCAGGCCGACAGCTGGGCGGCTCTGCTCTTCCAGATCGGCGGCGTCGCCTTCGGCTTCCTCGTCCCGGTCCTGGCCGGCTACATCGCCTACGGCATGGCGGACCGGCCCGGTATCGTCCCCGGGTTCGTCGGCGGCATGATCGCGTTCAACATCAACGCGGGCTTCCTCGGCGGTCTCGCGGCCGGTCTGATCGCCGGTGGCGTGGTGATGGCGATCCAGAAGGTGAACATCCCGGCCGCGCTGCGCGGCATCATGCCCGTGGTGGTGATCCCGCTGATCTCCTCGGCGATCGTCGGGTTCCTGATGTTCGTCGTCATCGGCAAGCCCATCGCCGAGGCGCAGAAGGGCATGACCGACTGGCTGAACGGCCTGTCCGGAAGCAACGCCATCCTGCTCGGCGCCCTCCTCGGCCTGATGATGTGCTTCGACCTCGGCGGCCCCGTCAACAAGGTCGCCTACACCTTCGCCACCGCCGGTATCGCGGTGTCCAGCCCCAGCGACTCCGCGATGAAGATCATGGCGGCGGTCATGGCGGCCGGCATGGTCCCACCGCTGGCGATGGCCCTCGCCACGACCGTGCGCGGCAAGCTCTTCACGCAGACCGAGCGCGAGAACGGCAAGGCCGCCTGGGTGCTCGGCGCCTCCTTCATCTCCGAAGGCGCGATCCCGTTCGCCGCGGCCGACCCGCTGCGCGTCATCCCGGCCTCGATGGCGGGCGGCGCGATCACCGGCGCCCTGTCGATGGCCTTCGGCGCCACCCTGCGCGCCCCGCACGGCGGCATCTTCGTGGTCCCGCTCATCGGCAGCCCGCTGCTCTACCTGGTCGCCATCGCCGCGGGTGTCTGTGTCACCACGGCCCTGGTGGTCGTCCTCAAGGGCCTGCGCAAGCCGGCCCGGGCGTCACCACGGCCCGCGGCGGGGACACCGCCCCGGCGGCGGAGAAGCCGCAGCCGGTGGCCGCGTGAGCCCGCTGCCGTTCGCCCCCTTTCAGGGTGTGTGAACCGTTCATGCCACCTGCGAGATAGATCACGAAAATCACGGCCCGGGACCGAAGTCCCGGGCCGTGGTGTCTACTGGGTCGCATGCCCGAGCACGTCTCCCGATGGCCCGAAGGTCACCCTCTCCCCGCCCTCCCGCAGCAGCGGCAGACGGGCTCCCGGTCGGAGTCCGTGGAACTGA
- the pfkB gene encoding 1-phosphofructokinase — translation MILTVTPNPSLDRTYEVPSLDRGEVIRATGERMDPGGKGVNVSRAVAAAGQRTVAVLPLGGAPGALVADLLDAQGIEVAPVPVAGATRSNIALAEADGVLTKINAPGPELSDAERELLLETVRQQSRDASWIACCGSLPRGLAPSWYAELVARTHAAGARIALDTSGPALLAALRERPDVVKPNAEELAQAVGRPLATVGDAVKAAEELREMGARAVLASLGADGQLLVSDEGAWFGSARVDAVRSNVGAGDSSLAGFLIAGGSGPEALASAVAHGAAAVQLPGSVMPEPGDLDPAAVTVTADVPADRMLKEPVS, via the coding sequence ATGATCCTCACCGTCACCCCCAACCCGTCCCTGGACCGCACCTACGAGGTGCCGTCCCTCGACCGCGGCGAGGTCATCCGCGCCACCGGCGAGCGGATGGACCCGGGCGGCAAGGGTGTGAACGTCTCCCGCGCGGTCGCCGCCGCCGGGCAGCGCACGGTGGCGGTCCTGCCCCTGGGCGGTGCCCCGGGCGCGCTCGTCGCCGACCTGCTCGACGCGCAGGGCATCGAGGTCGCCCCGGTCCCGGTCGCCGGGGCCACCCGCTCCAACATCGCCCTCGCGGAAGCCGACGGCGTCCTGACGAAGATCAACGCGCCGGGCCCCGAACTGTCCGATGCCGAGCGGGAACTGCTCCTGGAGACCGTGCGGCAGCAGTCCCGCGACGCCTCCTGGATCGCCTGCTGCGGCAGTCTCCCGCGCGGCCTCGCCCCCTCCTGGTACGCCGAGCTGGTCGCCCGCACGCATGCCGCCGGTGCCCGGATCGCCCTGGACACCTCCGGTCCCGCCCTCCTGGCGGCCCTGCGCGAGCGGCCCGACGTGGTCAAGCCCAACGCCGAGGAGCTCGCGCAGGCCGTCGGTCGCCCCCTCGCCACCGTCGGCGACGCCGTGAAGGCGGCCGAGGAGCTGCGCGAGATGGGCGCCCGGGCCGTGCTCGCCAGCCTCGGCGCCGACGGGCAGCTGCTGGTGTCCGACGAGGGCGCCTGGTTCGGCAGCGCCCGCGTGGACGCCGTACGCAGCAACGTGGGCGCCGGCGACTCCTCCCTCGCCGGTTTCCTGATCGCCGGCGGCAGCGGCCCCGAGGCCCTCGCCTCCGCGGTCGCCCATGGCGCGGCGGCCGTCCAGCTGCCCGGCAGCGTCATGCCCGAGCCCGGCGACCTGGACCCGGCCGCGGTGACGGTCACGGCGGACGTCCCGGCGGACCGGATGCTGAAGGAGCCGGTGTCATGA
- a CDS encoding DeoR/GlpR family DNA-binding transcription regulator translates to MYAPERQQEILRLARDGGRVDVVSLAEEFQVTAETIRRDLKALDRAGLVRRVHGGAIPAGRLDFEPDLAERETTAPDEKDRIAKAALAELPTEGTMILDAGTTVAKMAAVLPLEASLTVVTHSLPIAARLADHPGIQLHLIGGRVRHRTRAAVDAWALRAYGEIRADVLFVAANGFSAEHGLTTPDLAEAAVKRAAVAAARRVVLLADSSKHGQEHFARFGDLSDVDLLITDSGLSPEDTVAIERGGTEVVRA, encoded by the coding sequence ATGTACGCACCGGAGCGGCAGCAGGAGATCCTCCGGCTCGCCCGTGACGGCGGCCGAGTGGATGTCGTGTCGCTGGCCGAGGAGTTCCAGGTGACGGCGGAGACGATCCGCCGGGACCTGAAGGCCCTCGACCGCGCCGGACTGGTCCGCCGGGTGCACGGTGGGGCCATCCCGGCCGGGCGCCTCGACTTCGAGCCGGACCTCGCCGAGCGCGAGACGACGGCCCCCGACGAGAAGGACCGCATCGCCAAGGCGGCCCTGGCGGAACTGCCGACCGAGGGCACGATGATCCTCGACGCCGGGACGACGGTGGCCAAAATGGCCGCGGTCCTCCCGCTGGAGGCGTCGCTCACCGTCGTCACGCACAGCCTGCCCATCGCGGCCCGCCTCGCCGACCATCCCGGCATCCAGCTCCACCTCATCGGGGGGCGCGTACGGCACCGTACGCGCGCCGCCGTGGACGCCTGGGCGCTGCGCGCGTACGGCGAGATCCGCGCCGACGTGCTGTTCGTGGCCGCCAACGGCTTCTCCGCCGAGCACGGCCTGACCACCCCCGACCTCGCCGAGGCCGCAGTGAAGCGCGCGGCCGTGGCCGCCGCCCGCCGCGTGGTGCTGCTCGCCGACTCCTCCAAGCATGGCCAGGAGCACTTCGCCCGCTTCGGCGACCTGAGCGACGTGGACCTGCTGATCACCGACAGCGGGCTGAGCCCCGAAGACACCGTCGCCATCGAGCGCGGCGGCACGGAAGTAGTGCGCGCATGA
- a CDS encoding pyridoxal-dependent decarboxylase, which yields MHYSVERAAGVMGIGAGQIVRLPLNARRQICVEGARATLDEAEARQLKVFCLVASAGTTTVGAFDPLDELAALARERNLWLHVDGAHGASLLVSDRLRDRLRGIELADSLTWDAHKMMYVPAPCTMLFYRDRQHSLGAFRQKASYVFDEKPDIYTELDSGDKNFECTKRPMIMTLWTLWAVFGPALFAQKTDYLCRLTQEAHRILEGEPDFRTLHAPEANILCFRHHPAELDEKDLHRFQVEIRDRVKQRGTFFVSKVDVDDVAALRVVMMNHQITTAHFRMLLDEIRRTGQELLGAERTPHQRTGNE from the coding sequence GTGCACTACAGCGTGGAGCGGGCGGCCGGGGTGATGGGCATCGGCGCCGGGCAGATCGTCCGGCTGCCGCTCAACGCCCGGCGTCAGATCTGCGTGGAGGGCGCCCGAGCCACTCTCGACGAGGCCGAGGCACGGCAGCTCAAGGTGTTCTGTCTGGTGGCCTCCGCGGGTACCACGACCGTCGGCGCCTTCGACCCGCTCGACGAACTCGCCGCTCTCGCCCGGGAGCGGAACCTGTGGCTGCATGTGGACGGGGCGCACGGGGCGAGCCTGCTGGTGTCGGACCGGCTTCGGGACCGGCTGCGCGGAATCGAGCTGGCCGACTCCCTGACCTGGGACGCGCACAAGATGATGTACGTGCCCGCCCCGTGCACCATGCTCTTCTACCGGGACCGGCAGCACAGCCTCGGCGCGTTCCGCCAGAAGGCGAGCTACGTGTTCGACGAGAAACCCGACATCTACACCGAACTCGACAGCGGCGACAAGAACTTCGAGTGCACCAAGCGCCCGATGATCATGACGCTCTGGACCCTCTGGGCAGTGTTCGGCCCGGCCCTCTTCGCGCAGAAGACCGACTATCTGTGTCGACTGACCCAGGAAGCCCACCGCATTCTCGAGGGCGAGCCGGATTTCCGTACGCTCCATGCCCCCGAAGCCAACATCCTCTGCTTTCGCCATCATCCGGCCGAACTGGACGAGAAGGACCTGCACCGGTTCCAGGTGGAGATCCGGGACCGTGTCAAACAGCGTGGCACCTTCTTCGTCTCCAAGGTCGACGTGGACGATGTCGCCGCCTTGCGCGTCGTCATGATGAACCACCAGATCACCACCGCGCATTTCCGCATGCTGCTCGACGAGATCCGCCGTACCGGGCAGGAACTGCTCGGCGCCGAACGGACGCCGCACCAACGAACAGGAAATGAATGA
- a CDS encoding MBL fold metallo-hydrolase encodes MNTSVSVYGGPTALIEYGGLRFLTDPTFDSPRSYDQGLVKTAHATAAPADLGRIDVVLLSHDEHVDNLDDSGRALLASVPLTLTTPSGAVRLGGTARGLRDWESMELERPYGGKLAVTGVPALHGPGKREELEPIVGQVVGFVLTGEGLPTVYVSGDNAQLELVREIADRFAPVDTAVLFAGAVRTPLLGHRLLTLDSAQAAEAARILGARHIVPVHYDGWAHFTEGRQDLVAAFTAAGLMDRVQLD; translated from the coding sequence ATGAACACATCCGTCTCTGTGTACGGTGGGCCGACCGCGCTGATCGAGTACGGCGGCCTGCGATTCCTCACCGACCCGACATTCGACTCCCCCCGCTCCTACGACCAGGGGCTGGTGAAGACAGCCCATGCCACGGCCGCCCCGGCCGACCTGGGCCGGATCGATGTGGTACTGCTCTCGCACGACGAGCACGTCGACAACCTGGACGACTCCGGCCGGGCGCTGCTGGCGTCCGTCCCCCTCACGCTCACGACCCCGAGCGGTGCGGTTCGCCTGGGCGGCACCGCGCGGGGTCTGCGGGACTGGGAGTCGATGGAACTGGAGCGCCCCTACGGCGGCAAGCTGGCGGTGACGGGCGTACCGGCGCTGCACGGCCCCGGCAAGAGGGAGGAGCTGGAGCCGATCGTCGGCCAGGTGGTGGGCTTCGTGCTGACCGGCGAGGGCCTGCCCACCGTCTACGTCAGCGGGGACAACGCCCAGCTGGAGCTGGTCAGGGAGATCGCCGACCGCTTCGCCCCGGTCGACACGGCCGTCCTTTTCGCCGGGGCGGTCCGCACGCCTCTCCTGGGCCACCGGCTCCTCACCCTCGACAGCGCCCAGGCGGCGGAAGCCGCCCGTATCCTCGGCGCCCGCCACATCGTCCCCGTCCACTATGACGGCTGGGCCCACTTCACGGAGGGCCGTCAGGATCTGGTGGCGGCGTTCACGGCGGCGGGGCTGATGGATCGCGTACAGCTGGACTGA
- a CDS encoding YafY family protein gives MTTDTPARLLTLLSLLQTPQEWPGGELADRLGVSRRTVRRDIDRLRELGYPVQATKGADGGYRLVAGKAMPPLVLDDEEAVAIAVGLRAGAGHAVEGLDEASVRALAKLEQVLPGRLRHRVTTLQGATTPLTCGDGPSIAPETLTVMASTVAGRERLRFAYRAADGTESRRLTEPYRLVSTGHRWYLVAYDIHRDDWRTFRVDRVSEPFATGARFMPRELPTGSAEEYLRHSMQRHQESYDFEVTFAAPAGFVAARLPKWLGTPEPLDYDSCRLRGSVGDAVQWVAFRLAMLECDFVVREPEELVCAVKELGARLSRAAAGAE, from the coding sequence ATGACGACGGACACTCCGGCCCGGCTGCTGACGCTCCTCTCCCTCCTCCAGACGCCCCAGGAATGGCCCGGCGGCGAGCTCGCCGACCGGCTGGGGGTCTCCCGCCGCACGGTCCGGCGGGACATCGACCGGCTGCGCGAGCTGGGCTATCCCGTGCAGGCGACCAAGGGCGCCGACGGCGGCTACCGGCTGGTCGCCGGCAAGGCCATGCCGCCGCTCGTACTCGACGACGAGGAGGCCGTGGCCATCGCGGTCGGGCTGCGCGCCGGGGCGGGGCACGCGGTGGAGGGCCTGGACGAGGCGTCGGTGCGGGCGCTGGCCAAGCTGGAGCAGGTGCTGCCGGGCCGGCTGCGCCACCGCGTGACCACGCTCCAGGGCGCGACCACGCCGCTGACCTGCGGAGACGGGCCGAGCATCGCGCCCGAGACACTGACCGTCATGGCCTCCACGGTGGCCGGGCGCGAGCGGCTGCGGTTCGCCTACCGGGCCGCGGACGGCACCGAGTCGAGGCGCCTGACGGAACCGTACCGGCTGGTGTCCACGGGCCACCGCTGGTACCTGGTGGCGTACGACATCCACCGGGACGACTGGCGTACGTTCCGCGTCGACCGGGTGAGCGAACCGTTCGCCACGGGGGCGCGGTTCATGCCGCGCGAGCTGCCGACGGGGAGTGCGGAGGAGTACCTGCGGCATTCGATGCAACGGCACCAGGAGTCGTACGACTTCGAGGTCACGTTCGCCGCACCGGCCGGCTTCGTCGCCGCCCGGCTGCCGAAATGGCTCGGCACGCCCGAGCCGTTGGACTACGACAGCTGCCGGCTGCGCGGGTCCGTCGGCGACGCGGTGCAGTGGGTGGCGTTCCGGCTGGCGATGCTGGAGTGCGACTTCGTCGTCCGAGAGCCGGAGGAACTCGTGTGTGCGGTAAAGGAGTTGGGGGCGCGGCTGAGCAGGGCGGCCGCAGGTGCCGAGTAA
- a CDS encoding TetR family transcriptional regulator, translating to MSTTPTPPPASLTERRKAETRTEIARAAAGLFVRHGLRATRAEDIAQAAGIAPRTFYRYFATKEEAVAPLYAAGAQHWVEAVRAAPADASALRALEHGVRHTLTPGVGVSASSWEWVRTLLRLAQANPPLRRVWAEVCQASERTLGEVLAHRRTRTAASEGDDNVAATPEPRFAAAVASAAVRTALEGWAEGDGPVEGPGGPAELALRNLGALRDFPWEG from the coding sequence GTGAGCACCACCCCGACCCCTCCTCCGGCCTCGCTGACCGAGCGGCGCAAGGCCGAGACGCGTACGGAGATCGCCCGGGCCGCGGCCGGCCTCTTCGTACGGCACGGCCTGCGCGCCACCCGCGCGGAGGACATCGCCCAGGCCGCCGGCATCGCCCCGCGCACCTTCTACCGGTACTTCGCCACCAAGGAGGAGGCCGTCGCCCCGCTCTACGCGGCCGGCGCCCAGCACTGGGTGGAGGCGGTACGCGCGGCACCCGCCGACGCGAGCGCGCTCCGGGCCCTGGAACACGGGGTGCGCCACACCCTCACCCCGGGCGTCGGCGTCTCGGCGTCCTCCTGGGAGTGGGTCCGCACGCTCCTGCGCCTCGCCCAGGCGAACCCGCCCCTGCGCAGGGTGTGGGCGGAGGTGTGCCAGGCGTCGGAACGGACGCTGGGGGAGGTGCTGGCGCATCGGCGGACTCGGACGGCGGCTTCGGAGGGTGACGACAACGTTGCCGCCACCCCTGAGCCGCGCTTCGCCGCCGCCGTCGCGAGCGCCGCCGTACGAACGGCCCTGGAGGGCTGGGCGGAGGGGGACGGGCCGGTGGAGGGCCCGGGGGGCCCGGCGGAACTCGCGCTGCGGAATCTGGGGGCGTTGCGGGACTTTCCGTGGGAGGGCTGA
- a CDS encoding sigma-70 family RNA polymerase sigma factor yields MATRAVARRQSATGETADAASSVRAHGGEIADRDLVGMYLDEIARTPLLDAAKEVELSQVIEAGVFAKQVLDGFEETKADATREELEALVADAERAKDVFIRSNLRLVVAVARRYPRSGLPLLDLIQEGNAGLVRAVEKFDYRKGFKFSTYATWWIRQAITRSIADQSRTIRLPVHLVEELGRIRRVQREFNREHGRDPEPAEIAAELGSTPERVIDVLDWARDPVSLNMSVDDEGETQFGDLLEDTSAVSPEQSVLTLLRSEELDDLIGRLDQRTASIIKMRYGIEDGRERTLTEVGKEHGLTRERIRQIEKHALLELKKLARSTGFDAAA; encoded by the coding sequence ATGGCAACCCGTGCCGTCGCCCGTCGTCAGTCCGCCACCGGCGAGACGGCCGACGCGGCAAGCAGTGTTCGCGCCCATGGCGGCGAGATCGCCGATCGCGACCTGGTCGGCATGTACCTCGACGAGATCGCGCGTACACCGCTGCTCGACGCCGCCAAGGAAGTCGAGCTGTCCCAGGTCATCGAAGCGGGTGTGTTCGCGAAGCAGGTCCTCGACGGGTTCGAGGAGACCAAGGCGGACGCCACCCGTGAGGAGCTCGAAGCCCTGGTCGCCGACGCGGAGCGGGCCAAGGACGTCTTCATCCGCTCCAACCTGCGCCTGGTCGTCGCCGTAGCCCGCCGCTACCCCCGCAGCGGTCTGCCGCTGCTGGACCTGATTCAGGAGGGCAACGCCGGCCTGGTGCGCGCGGTCGAGAAGTTCGACTACCGCAAGGGCTTCAAGTTCTCCACGTATGCGACGTGGTGGATCCGCCAGGCCATCACCCGCTCCATAGCCGACCAGTCCCGTACGATCCGCCTGCCCGTCCACCTCGTGGAGGAGCTCGGCCGGATCCGGCGGGTGCAGCGCGAGTTCAACCGCGAGCACGGGCGGGACCCGGAGCCCGCGGAGATCGCCGCCGAGCTCGGCTCGACGCCGGAGCGCGTCATCGACGTGCTCGACTGGGCCCGCGACCCGGTCTCGCTGAACATGTCGGTGGACGACGAGGGCGAGACCCAGTTCGGCGACCTCCTGGAGGACACCTCGGCGGTGTCGCCCGAGCAGTCGGTGCTCACACTGCTGCGCAGCGAGGAACTCGACGACCTCATCGGCCGCCTCGACCAGCGCACGGCCTCGATCATCAAGATGCGCTACGGCATCGAGGACGGCAGGGAGCGCACGCTGACCGAGGTCGGCAAGGAGCACGGCCTGACCCGCGAGCGCATCCGGCAGATCGAGAAGCACGCGCTGCTGGAGCTGAAGAAGCTGGCGCGCAGCACCGGGTTCGACGCGGCGGCGTGA
- a CDS encoding N-acetyltransferase family protein — MSSEPTEVQVRPGVEGDLDALTALYNHYVRETAITFDTAIFTPEERRPWLLSHPEDGPYRLLVAADPDSQEILGYATSSPFRAKPAYATSVETTVYVAPHAGRRGVGTLLYKALFEALSGEDLHRAYAGIAQPNEASTRLHDNFGFRHVGTYREVGRKFGRYWDVAWYEKDLT; from the coding sequence ATGTCGTCGGAACCTACAGAGGTGCAGGTCAGGCCGGGAGTCGAGGGTGACCTCGATGCCCTCACAGCCCTCTACAACCACTATGTACGTGAGACGGCGATCACATTCGATACCGCGATCTTCACTCCGGAAGAGCGCCGCCCTTGGCTGCTCTCCCACCCTGAAGACGGCCCCTACCGTCTGCTGGTTGCCGCGGACCCGGACTCACAGGAGATTCTGGGGTACGCCACGTCCAGCCCCTTCCGGGCGAAGCCCGCCTACGCGACCTCCGTGGAGACGACGGTGTACGTCGCCCCGCACGCCGGCCGCCGCGGCGTCGGCACCCTCCTGTACAAGGCCCTCTTCGAGGCCCTGTCCGGCGAGGACCTGCACCGCGCCTACGCGGGCATCGCGCAGCCGAACGAGGCGTCCACCCGGCTGCACGACAACTTCGGCTTCCGGCATGTCGGCACCTACCGGGAGGTCGGCCGCAAGTTCGGCCGCTACTGGGACGTGGCCTGGTACGAGAAGGACCTCACGTAG
- a CDS encoding MarR family transcriptional regulator, with amino-acid sequence MKAPASAPTSGSVAEPPEPRWLTDEEQRVWRSFMEGVTLLDDHLDRQLQRDASMPHVYYGLLVKLAEAPRRRLRMTELAMLAKITRSRLSHAIARLEKNGWVRREDCPDDKRGQFAVLTDEGYEVLRQTAPGHVEAVRQAVFDRLTPEQQKSLGEIMRIIAEGLQPAEAGADLPWLR; translated from the coding sequence ATGAAGGCACCCGCATCCGCACCGACATCGGGCTCCGTGGCAGAGCCTCCGGAACCGCGCTGGCTCACCGACGAGGAGCAGCGCGTATGGCGCTCGTTCATGGAGGGCGTCACCCTCCTCGACGACCATCTCGACCGTCAGCTCCAGCGTGACGCGAGCATGCCGCACGTCTACTACGGCCTTCTGGTCAAGCTCGCCGAGGCGCCGCGGCGGCGGCTGCGGATGACGGAGCTCGCCATGCTGGCGAAGATCACCCGTTCCCGCCTCTCGCACGCCATCGCGCGCCTGGAGAAGAACGGCTGGGTGCGCCGCGAGGACTGCCCCGACGACAAGCGGGGCCAGTTCGCCGTGCTGACGGACGAGGGCTACGAGGTGCTGCGGCAGACCGCGCCGGGCCATGTCGAGGCCGTACGCCAGGCGGTCTTCGACCGGCTCACCCCGGAACAGCAGAAGTCCCTCGGCGAGATCATGCGGATCATCGCCGAGGGACTCCAGCCGGCCGAAGCGGGTGCGGACCTGCCCTGGCTCCGCTGA